A genomic region of Pseudomonas sp. KU43P contains the following coding sequences:
- a CDS encoding cell division protein ZapA → MSSSNSVTVQILDKEYSIICPPEERNNLVSAARYLDGKMREIRSSGKVIGADRIAVMAALNITHEMLHRQEDRNDAPAGGTTREQVRDLLDRVDKALSDDADTKIS, encoded by the coding sequence ATGAGTTCAAGCAATAGCGTCACCGTGCAGATCCTCGACAAGGAGTACTCGATCATCTGCCCGCCGGAAGAGCGCAACAACCTGGTCAGCGCCGCACGCTACCTGGACGGCAAGATGCGCGAGATCCGCAGCAGCGGCAAGGTGATTGGCGCCGACCGCATCGCGGTGATGGCCGCTTTGAACATCACCCACGAGATGCTTCACCGCCAGGAAGACCGCAACGATGCACCCGCCGGTGGCACCACCCGCGAACAGGTCCGCGACCTGCTCGATCGCGTCGACAAGGCTCTGTCCGACGATGCGGATACCAAAATCAGCTGA
- a CDS encoding TIGR02449 family protein — MQENDLQALMSRFELLIARVEQLKRQNALLVAQEKSWREERAHLIEKNEIAKRKVESMILRLKALEQDS, encoded by the coding sequence ATGCAAGAGAACGACCTGCAAGCGCTGATGAGCCGGTTCGAGTTGCTGATCGCACGTGTCGAGCAACTAAAACGGCAAAATGCACTCCTAGTAGCTCAGGAAAAATCCTGGCGCGAGGAACGCGCCCACCTCATCGAAAAGAACGAAATCGCCAAGCGCAAGGTCGAGTCGATGATTTTACGCCTGAAGGCCCTGGAGCAAGACTCATGA
- a CDS encoding YecA family protein: MPNTQSPYTAFAALLSSNGHPVSPAELHGLLIGRSCAGAGFDADAWLADAAGLLENEPEDTVRAALIGLQEMVKAELTGEDIAIVLLLPGDETSLSERATALGQWCQGFITGFGLNAGGKDMSTDAKEVLQDLVAISQVQEALEESEDGESDYMEVMEYLRVAPLLLYTELAAPAAPAPKPSLH, from the coding sequence ATGCCTAATACCCAATCGCCTTATACCGCATTCGCCGCGCTGCTCTCGAGCAACGGCCACCCTGTTTCCCCTGCCGAGCTGCATGGCCTGCTGATTGGCCGTAGTTGCGCCGGTGCCGGCTTCGATGCCGACGCCTGGCTGGCCGACGCCGCCGGCCTGTTGGAAAACGAACCCGAAGACACCGTGCGCGCAGCCCTGATCGGCCTGCAGGAGATGGTCAAGGCCGAGCTCACCGGCGAAGACATCGCCATTGTCCTGCTGCTGCCGGGCGACGAAACCTCGCTGAGCGAACGCGCCACCGCGCTGGGTCAGTGGTGCCAGGGCTTCATCACCGGCTTCGGGCTGAACGCAGGTGGCAAGGACATGTCCACCGATGCCAAGGAAGTGCTTCAGGACCTGGTGGCCATTTCCCAGGTACAGGAAGCGCTGGAAGAGTCCGAGGACGGCGAGAGCGACTACATGGAAGTCATGGAATACCTGCGTGTCGCACCGCTGCTGCTGTACACGGAACTGGCAGCACCCGCCGCGCCTGCGCCAAAACCATCGCTGCACTGA
- the pepP gene encoding Xaa-Pro aminopeptidase: MSHIPKAEYARRRKALMAQMVPNSIAILPAAAVAIRNRDVEHVYRQDSDFQYLSGFPEPEAVIALIPGREHGEYVLFCRERNPEREQWDGLRAGQEGAIRDFGADDAFPITDIDEILPGLIEGRERVYSAMGSNPEFDRRLMDWINVIRSKARLGAQPPNEFVALDHLLHDMRLYKSAAEVKVMRTAAAISARAHMRAMQACRAGLHEYSLEAELDYEFRKGGAKMPAYGSIVAAGRNGCILHYQENDAPLKDGDLVLIDAGCEIDCYASDITRTFPVSGRFSPEQKAIYELVLKAQHAAFAEIAPGKHWNHAHEATVRVITEGLVELGLLKGEVQALIDSEAYRAFYMHRAGHWLGMDVHDVGEYKVGGQWRVLEPGMALTVEPGIYIAADNQNVAKKWRGIGIRIEDDVVVTRQGCEILTTGVPSTVAEIEALMQAARKDAA; the protein is encoded by the coding sequence ATGAGCCACATTCCCAAGGCCGAGTATGCCCGTCGGCGCAAGGCGCTGATGGCGCAGATGGTCCCCAACAGCATTGCCATCCTGCCGGCTGCCGCGGTCGCCATCCGCAACCGCGACGTCGAGCATGTGTACCGCCAGGACAGCGACTTCCAGTACCTCAGCGGCTTCCCCGAGCCTGAGGCGGTGATTGCGCTGATCCCAGGGCGCGAGCATGGCGAGTACGTGCTGTTCTGCCGCGAGCGCAACCCCGAGCGCGAGCAATGGGACGGCCTGCGTGCCGGGCAGGAAGGCGCGATCCGTGATTTCGGCGCGGACGATGCCTTCCCGATCACCGACATCGACGAGATTCTCCCCGGCCTGATCGAAGGCCGCGAGCGGGTCTACAGCGCCATGGGTAGCAACCCCGAGTTCGACCGCCGGCTGATGGACTGGATCAACGTGATCCGTTCCAAGGCCCGTCTCGGTGCCCAGCCGCCGAACGAGTTCGTTGCGCTGGATCATCTGCTGCACGACATGCGCCTGTATAAATCGGCTGCAGAAGTGAAGGTGATGCGCACTGCTGCGGCGATTTCCGCACGGGCCCATATGCGGGCCATGCAGGCCTGTCGAGCCGGGCTGCACGAATACAGCCTGGAAGCCGAACTGGACTACGAGTTTCGCAAGGGCGGGGCGAAGATGCCTGCCTACGGCTCGATCGTCGCCGCCGGTCGCAATGGCTGCATCCTGCATTACCAGGAAAACGACGCCCCACTGAAGGACGGCGACCTGGTGCTGATCGATGCCGGCTGCGAAATCGACTGCTATGCCAGCGACATCACCCGCACCTTCCCGGTCAGCGGGCGCTTTTCACCCGAGCAGAAGGCCATCTACGAGCTGGTACTCAAGGCCCAGCATGCGGCCTTCGCCGAGATCGCACCAGGCAAGCACTGGAACCATGCCCACGAAGCGACCGTACGTGTCATCACCGAGGGCCTGGTGGAACTGGGGCTGCTCAAGGGTGAGGTGCAGGCACTGATCGACAGTGAGGCCTACCGGGCCTTCTACATGCACCGCGCCGGGCATTGGCTGGGCATGGATGTACACGATGTCGGCGAATACAAGGTTGGCGGCCAGTGGCGGGTGCTGGAGCCTGGCATGGCCCTGACCGTCGAGCCCGGCATCTACATTGCCGCCGATAACCAGAATGTCGCGAAGAAATGGCGCGGTATTGGCATCAGGATCGAGGACGACGTGGTGGTGACCAGGCAAGGTTGTGAAATTCTGACCACGGGCGTGCCCAGCACGGTCGCCGAGATCGAGGCGCTGATGCAGGCTGCTCGTAAGGACGCGGCATGA
- the ubiH gene encoding 2-octaprenyl-6-methoxyphenyl hydroxylase gives MSRVNLAIIGGGLVGASLALALQAGAKARGWKIVLIEPFAPGDSFQPSYDARSSALSFGTRQIYQQLGLWQAISPRAEPIQQIHVSDRGRFGATRLDAQDEGVPALGYVVENAWLGQCLWQGLDREVVSWRCPAEVRAMQAIEGGYRLQLEDDTLLECDLAVLADGGRSGLREQLGIHVRRTPYEQSALIANITPGEAHRGQAFERFTEQGPMALLPLPENRCALVWTRQGMDAKRLAEIDERNFLRELQDAFGYRLGALRQVGARHLYPLALVEAQEQVRPHLVVLGNAAHSLHPIAGQGFNLSLRDVQSLADALLAGPQQPGDLATLQAYHQRQRLDQALTIGFSDQVTRLFGSNQPLLAAGRNIGLLGLDLLPPAKSWFARQAMGLGTRPDPRGQA, from the coding sequence ATGAGTCGTGTCAACCTGGCAATCATTGGCGGCGGGCTGGTGGGCGCGAGCCTGGCGCTGGCGCTCCAGGCAGGTGCCAAGGCGCGCGGCTGGAAAATCGTGCTGATTGAGCCTTTCGCCCCCGGCGACAGCTTCCAGCCGAGCTACGACGCACGTTCTTCGGCGTTGTCGTTCGGCACCCGGCAGATCTATCAGCAGCTCGGCCTGTGGCAGGCGATCAGCCCGCGGGCTGAGCCGATCCAGCAGATTCATGTCTCCGACCGTGGCCGATTTGGCGCCACCCGCCTTGATGCGCAGGACGAAGGCGTGCCGGCGCTCGGTTATGTGGTCGAGAACGCCTGGCTTGGCCAATGTCTGTGGCAAGGGCTGGACCGCGAGGTGGTGAGCTGGCGCTGCCCGGCCGAAGTCCGTGCCATGCAGGCCATCGAAGGTGGCTACCGGCTGCAGCTGGAAGACGACACCCTTCTCGAATGCGACCTGGCGGTACTGGCTGATGGTGGACGCTCGGGTTTACGCGAGCAACTGGGCATCCACGTGCGCCGCACGCCGTATGAACAGAGCGCCTTGATCGCCAACATCACACCCGGCGAGGCCCACCGCGGCCAGGCATTCGAGCGGTTCACCGAGCAGGGCCCGATGGCCCTGTTGCCGTTGCCGGAGAACCGCTGTGCCCTGGTCTGGACCCGGCAGGGCATGGATGCCAAGCGCCTGGCGGAAATCGACGAGCGAAATTTCCTGCGCGAGCTGCAGGATGCCTTCGGCTATCGCCTTGGCGCGTTGCGCCAGGTCGGCGCCCGGCATCTTTATCCGCTGGCGCTCGTCGAAGCACAGGAGCAGGTACGCCCGCATCTGGTGGTGCTTGGTAATGCCGCGCACAGCCTGCACCCGATCGCCGGGCAGGGGTTCAACCTGTCGTTGCGCGACGTGCAGTCACTGGCCGATGCGCTGCTTGCCGGCCCGCAGCAGCCAGGCGACCTTGCGACCTTGCAGGCTTACCACCAACGCCAGCGCCTCGATCAGGCCCTGACCATTGGCTTCTCCGACCAGGTCACTCGCCTGTTCGGCAGCAATCAGCCGCTGCTGGCGGCCGGGCGCAATATCGGCCTGCTCGGGCTCGACCTGCTGCCACCGGCAAAAAGCTGGTTCGCCCGTCAGGCCATGGGCCTGGGTACCCGCCCTGATCCGCGGGGCCAGGCATGA
- a CDS encoding DUF4442 domain-containing protein, with the protein MSNPRKLARRARMLRWLLNLYPPYLGAGIRIQHISPDMRSVKVCMKLTRWNRNYVGTQFGGSLYSMVDPFYMLLLIEQLGREYIVWDKAASIDFIAPGKGPVYAEFHVDDALLDEIRQQTASGKKYLPRLQVDIRDGAGELVARVDKTLYVRLKPQARQA; encoded by the coding sequence ATGAGCAACCCACGCAAGCTGGCGCGCCGAGCGCGCATGTTGCGCTGGCTGCTGAACCTCTACCCGCCGTACCTCGGCGCCGGGATCCGCATCCAGCACATCAGCCCGGACATGCGCAGCGTAAAGGTGTGCATGAAACTCACCCGCTGGAACCGCAACTACGTCGGTACCCAGTTCGGTGGCAGCCTTTACTCCATGGTCGACCCGTTCTACATGCTGTTGCTGATCGAGCAGTTGGGCCGTGAGTACATCGTCTGGGACAAGGCCGCGAGCATCGATTTCATCGCGCCTGGCAAGGGCCCGGTGTATGCCGAATTCCACGTCGATGACGCGCTGCTGGATGAAATTCGCCAGCAGACCGCCAGCGGCAAGAAGTACCTGCCCCGTTTGCAGGTCGATATCCGCGACGGTGCCGGCGAGCTGGTGGCGCGGGTCGATAAAACCCTATACGTGCGGCTCAAGCCGCAAGCGAGGCAGGCGTAA
- a CDS encoding 2-octaprenyl-3-methyl-6-methoxy-1,4-benzoquinol hydroxylase: MRADVLIVGAGMVGSALALALRHSGLEILLLDGGPLSVKPFDDQAPFEPRVSALSAASQRILDRLGAWDGIANRRVAPYTDMHVWDGSGTGQIHFSAASVHAQVLGHIVENRVVQDGLLDRLHDSDIGLLANARLEQLRRSGDEWLLTLADGRRLRAPLVVAADGANSAVRRLAGCETREWDYLHHAIVTSVRCSAAHQATAWQRFTDEGPLAFLPLLRDGKQDWCSIVWSTTPEQAEQLMGLPDDAFRKALERAFEGRLGEVLEADPRVCVPLRQRHAKRYVDEGLALIGDAAHTIHPLAGQGVNLGFLDAAVLAEVLVNACERGERLADVKVLSRYERRRMPHNLALMAAMEGFERLFQANPLPLRWLRNSGLKLVEQMPEAKAMFVRQALGLSGDLPELAKA; the protein is encoded by the coding sequence ATGCGCGCAGATGTGTTGATTGTCGGTGCCGGTATGGTCGGCAGCGCCCTGGCCCTGGCGTTGCGCCACAGCGGCCTGGAAATTCTCCTGCTCGATGGCGGCCCGCTGTCGGTCAAACCGTTCGATGACCAGGCGCCGTTCGAGCCGCGGGTCAGTGCCCTGTCGGCGGCAAGCCAGCGCATTCTTGATCGCCTCGGTGCCTGGGACGGCATCGCCAACCGGCGTGTCGCACCCTATACCGACATGCATGTGTGGGATGGCAGCGGCACCGGGCAAATTCATTTCTCGGCCGCCAGCGTGCATGCCCAGGTACTCGGCCACATCGTCGAGAACCGGGTGGTGCAGGACGGCCTGCTGGACCGTCTGCACGACAGTGATATCGGCCTTCTGGCCAATGCTCGGCTGGAGCAGCTGCGCCGCTCGGGCGACGAGTGGTTGCTGACCCTGGCAGATGGGCGCCGCCTGCGTGCACCGCTGGTGGTGGCCGCCGATGGTGCCAATTCTGCAGTGCGGCGCCTGGCTGGCTGCGAAACACGCGAGTGGGATTACCTGCACCACGCCATCGTCACCAGTGTGCGCTGCAGTGCGGCACACCAGGCCACGGCCTGGCAGCGCTTCACCGATGAGGGGCCATTGGCATTTCTGCCATTGTTGCGGGACGGCAAGCAGGATTGGTGTTCGATTGTGTGGTCGACTACGCCGGAGCAGGCCGAGCAGCTGATGGGGTTGCCTGACGATGCCTTCCGCAAGGCCCTGGAGCGCGCCTTCGAGGGGCGTCTGGGCGAGGTGCTGGAGGCAGATCCGCGCGTCTGTGTTCCGCTGCGCCAGCGGCACGCCAAGCGCTATGTGGATGAGGGCCTGGCGCTGATCGGTGATGCTGCGCACACCATCCACCCGCTGGCTGGCCAGGGCGTCAACCTGGGGTTCCTCGACGCCGCCGTGCTGGCGGAGGTGCTGGTGAATGCCTGTGAGCGCGGCGAGCGCCTGGCCGATGTGAAGGTGCTCAGCCGCTACGAGCGCCGGCGCATGCCGCACAACCTGGCGCTGATGGCGGCGATGGAAGGGTTCGAGCGGTTGTTCCAGGCCAATCCGTTGCCGTTGCGCTGGCTGCGTAACAGCGGGCTGAAGCTGGTGGAGCAGATGCCGGAGGCCAAGGCGATGTTCGTGCGGCAGGCGCTGGGGCTTTCCGGGGACCTGCCAGAGTTGGCCAAGGCTTGA
- a CDS encoding extracellular solute-binding protein, whose product MLPRKPLLAALALTLFGGTAQAADEVVVYSSRIDELIKPVFDAYTKETGVKVKFITDKEAPLMQRIKAEGENGVADLLLTVDAGNLWQAEQMGILQPIKSDIIDRNIPSQYRASSHDWTGLSLRARTIIYSTERVKPGELTTYEALADKQWEGRLCLRTAKKVYNQSLTATLIENHGEAKTEQIVKGWVNNLSTDVFSDDNAVIKAIEAGQCDVGVVNTYYYGRLHKQNPNLPVKIFWPNQGDRGVHVNLSGIGLTKHAPHPEAAKKLVEWMTGEEAQKLFADINQEFPANPKVKPSEEVAAWGSFKADSIPVEVAGKRQAEAIRLMDRAGWN is encoded by the coding sequence ATGTTGCCACGCAAGCCCCTACTGGCCGCCCTGGCCTTGACCCTGTTCGGCGGCACCGCCCAGGCAGCGGACGAAGTGGTGGTGTACTCTTCGCGCATCGACGAGCTGATCAAGCCCGTGTTTGACGCCTACACCAAGGAGACCGGGGTCAAGGTCAAGTTCATCACCGACAAGGAAGCCCCGCTGATGCAGCGCATCAAGGCCGAGGGCGAGAACGGCGTTGCCGACCTGTTGCTGACCGTGGATGCCGGCAACCTCTGGCAGGCCGAACAGATGGGCATCCTGCAGCCGATCAAGTCGGACATCATCGACCGGAACATCCCGTCGCAGTACCGCGCTTCGTCCCATGACTGGACCGGCCTGAGCTTGCGCGCACGCACCATCATCTACTCCACCGAGCGGGTCAAACCCGGAGAACTGACCACTTACGAAGCCCTGGCCGACAAGCAGTGGGAAGGGCGCTTGTGCCTGCGCACGGCGAAGAAGGTCTACAACCAGTCGCTAACGGCCACGCTGATCGAGAACCACGGCGAGGCCAAGACCGAGCAGATCGTCAAAGGTTGGGTCAACAACCTGTCCACCGACGTGTTCTCCGACGACAACGCCGTGATCAAGGCCATCGAGGCGGGCCAGTGTGACGTGGGGGTGGTCAACACCTACTACTACGGCCGCCTGCATAAGCAGAACCCGAACCTGCCGGTGAAGATCTTCTGGCCTAACCAGGGCGACCGGGGTGTGCACGTGAACCTCTCGGGTATCGGCCTGACCAAGCATGCGCCGCACCCAGAAGCGGCGAAGAAACTGGTGGAGTGGATGACCGGAGAAGAGGCGCAGAAGCTGTTTGCCGACATCAACCAGGAGTTCCCGGCCAACCCGAAGGTCAAGCCGTCGGAGGAAGTGGCGGCGTGGGGCAGCTTCAAGGCGGACAGCATTCCGGTGGAAGTGGCTGGCAAGCGTCAGGCCGAGGCCATCCGGCTGATGGATCGGGCTGGCTGGAACTAA
- a CDS encoding ABC transporter permease — protein MPHTHQRRWYLPVTLIAALVLLPLSVLLLAWQSVDLQIWSHLLDTQMSRLLGNTVTLVLGVGVGVTVLGVSLAWLTSLCEFPGRRWLDWALMLPFAIPAYVLAFVFVGLLDFSGPVQSALREVFGPMRLPRVRSTGGVITVLVLVFYPYVYLLARTAFLAQGKGLMEAARVLGLSPLQAFWRVALPMARPAIGAGIALALMETLADFGAVAVFNFDTFTTAIYKTWYGFFSLSSAAQLASLLLLAVMLVLYGERRARGATRSGNERPRGQALYHLRGIKALLASGWCLLVFAFAFVIPLLQLLVWCWQRVRHDLDERYIGLVLHTLYLGGMAALITVSVALLLAFARRQAPTGGIRAGVGLANLGYALPGSVLAVSIMLAFSYLDNHLVIPLSNWLGGAGKPLLLGSLAALLLAYLVRFIAVAYGPLESSLERIRPSLPEASRSLGVGGVRLFFKVYLPLLVPGALSAALLVFVDVLKEMPATLLMRPFGWDTLAVRVFEMTSEGEWARASLPALTLVLVGLLPVIGLIRRSARRPGHSH, from the coding sequence TTGCCCCATACCCACCAACGCCGCTGGTACCTACCGGTCACCCTGATCGCCGCCCTGGTGCTCCTGCCCCTGAGCGTCCTGCTGCTGGCCTGGCAATCGGTCGACCTGCAAATCTGGTCGCACCTGCTCGACACCCAGATGAGCCGCCTGCTCGGCAATACCGTCACCCTGGTGCTGGGCGTGGGCGTGGGCGTCACGGTGCTCGGCGTCAGCCTGGCCTGGCTCACCAGCCTCTGCGAATTCCCTGGCAGACGCTGGTTGGACTGGGCACTGATGTTGCCGTTCGCGATTCCCGCCTATGTGCTGGCCTTCGTCTTCGTCGGCCTGCTCGACTTCTCCGGCCCAGTGCAAAGCGCCCTGCGCGAAGTGTTCGGGCCGATGCGTCTGCCGCGGGTGCGCTCCACCGGTGGCGTGATCACGGTGCTGGTGTTGGTGTTCTACCCCTACGTCTATCTGCTCGCGCGCACGGCGTTCCTGGCCCAGGGCAAGGGTTTGATGGAGGCAGCGAGAGTATTGGGCCTGTCGCCGCTGCAGGCGTTCTGGCGGGTGGCCTTGCCCATGGCGCGTCCGGCCATTGGCGCGGGCATCGCCTTGGCTCTGATGGAAACCCTGGCCGATTTCGGTGCGGTGGCGGTGTTCAATTTCGATACCTTCACCACCGCCATCTACAAGACCTGGTACGGCTTCTTCAGCCTGTCCAGCGCGGCCCAGCTTGCCAGCCTGCTCCTGCTGGCAGTGATGCTGGTGCTGTACGGCGAACGGCGCGCACGGGGTGCGACCCGCAGTGGCAACGAGCGACCTCGCGGGCAGGCGCTGTATCACCTGCGCGGCATCAAGGCGTTGCTGGCCAGTGGCTGGTGCCTGTTGGTGTTCGCCTTCGCCTTCGTCATCCCGCTGCTGCAGCTGCTGGTGTGGTGCTGGCAGCGGGTGCGACATGACCTGGACGAACGCTACATCGGCCTGGTGCTTCACACCCTCTACCTGGGCGGCATGGCCGCGCTGATCACCGTGTCTGTGGCCTTGCTGCTGGCGTTCGCGCGGCGGCAGGCCCCGACCGGCGGTATTCGTGCAGGGGTTGGCCTGGCCAACCTGGGCTACGCCTTGCCCGGCTCGGTGCTGGCGGTGTCGATCATGCTCGCCTTCAGTTACCTCGATAATCACCTGGTGATTCCGCTTTCCAACTGGCTGGGCGGGGCGGGCAAGCCGTTGCTGCTGGGCAGCCTGGCGGCCCTGCTGCTGGCCTACCTGGTGCGCTTCATCGCTGTGGCATATGGGCCGTTGGAAAGCAGCCTGGAACGCATCCGTCCGTCGTTGCCGGAAGCCTCGCGCAGCTTGGGTGTCGGTGGGGTGAGATTGTTTTTCAAGGTGTATCTGCCATTGCTTGTGCCGGGCGCCCTGAGCGCTGCACTGCTGGTGTTCGTCGACGTGCTCAAGGAGATGCCCGCCACCTTGCTGATGCGACCGTTTGGCTGGGACACCCTGGCGGTTAGGGTGTTCGAGATGACCAGCGAAGGCGAGTGGGCAAGGGCATCATTGCCTGCCTTGACCCTGGTGCTGGTGGGCCTGCTGCCGGTCATCGGGCTGATTCGCCGTTCCGCTCGTCGCCCCGGTCACAGTCACTGA
- the gcvT gene encoding glycine cleavage system aminomethyltransferase GcvT, protein MGQRTLLYDLHLALGAKTVDFGGWDMPLHYGSQVEEHHQVRSDCGVFDVSHMTVIDISGRDATVWLQRLLANDVARLDAVGKALYSPLLNEEGGVIDDLIAYRTEAGYRLVTNAATRAKVLAWLKTQEAGFSVDFEVRPDLAILAIQGPQAREKVAALLSASRAALIRELRPFEGIADGDWFIARTGYTGEDGLEIILPGHEAVTFYNDLVGAGIAPSGLGARDTLRLEAGMNLYGQDIDESHTPLTSNLGWSVAWEPAERDFIGRAGLLLEIERGVQDKLVGLVLEERGVLRAHQVVRVAGIGEGEITSGSFSPTLSKSIALARVPMATGDRAEVEIRGKWYPVRVVKPTFVRQGKILI, encoded by the coding sequence ATGGGACAGCGCACGCTCTTGTACGACTTGCACCTGGCGCTTGGCGCCAAGACGGTCGATTTCGGTGGCTGGGACATGCCCCTGCACTATGGCTCGCAGGTCGAGGAGCACCATCAGGTGCGCAGCGACTGTGGGGTCTTCGATGTTTCCCATATGACCGTGATCGACATCAGTGGCCGTGATGCCACCGTTTGGCTACAGCGCTTGCTGGCCAACGATGTCGCTCGGCTCGATGCTGTCGGCAAGGCCCTGTACAGCCCGCTGCTCAACGAAGAGGGCGGGGTCATCGATGACCTGATCGCCTATCGCACCGAGGCCGGCTATCGCCTGGTCACCAACGCCGCTACCCGGGCCAAGGTGCTCGCATGGCTCAAGACCCAGGAAGCCGGGTTCTCGGTCGATTTCGAGGTCCGCCCTGATCTGGCCATCCTCGCTATCCAGGGCCCGCAGGCCCGTGAAAAGGTTGCGGCGTTGCTCAGCGCCTCGCGCGCTGCACTGATTCGTGAACTGCGCCCGTTCGAGGGCATTGCCGACGGTGACTGGTTCATTGCCCGTACCGGTTACACCGGTGAAGACGGCCTGGAAATCATCCTGCCCGGCCATGAGGCCGTTACCTTCTACAACGACCTGGTGGGTGCAGGCATCGCCCCCAGCGGCCTGGGCGCTCGGGACACCCTGCGCCTCGAGGCCGGCATGAACCTGTACGGCCAGGACATCGACGAAAGCCACACCCCGCTCACCTCCAACCTGGGCTGGAGCGTGGCCTGGGAGCCTGCCGAGCGCGACTTCATCGGCCGCGCCGGCCTGCTGTTGGAAATCGAGCGCGGCGTGCAGGACAAGCTGGTTGGCCTGGTGCTGGAAGAACGGGGTGTTTTGCGTGCCCATCAGGTGGTTCGCGTTGCCGGCATTGGCGAAGGGGAGATCACCAGTGGTAGTTTCTCTCCTACGCTGAGCAAATCCATTGCCCTGGCGCGTGTGCCCATGGCCACCGGCGACCGTGCCGAGGTCGAGATTCGCGGCAAGTGGTACCCGGTGCGAGTGGTCAAACCGACCTTCGTGCGCCAAGGAAAGATTCTGATCTGA
- the gcvH gene encoding glycine cleavage system protein GcvH: MSNIPADLRFAESHEWARLESDGTVTVGISDHAQEALGDVVFVELADVGKTFEAGDAAGVVESVKAASDIYAPVGGEVIAVNEALAESPELLNEEPYGAWIFKLKPSNPAELEKLLNATGYQAAIGE; encoded by the coding sequence ATGAGCAATATCCCCGCCGATCTGCGTTTTGCCGAAAGCCACGAGTGGGCGCGCCTGGAAAGTGACGGCACCGTGACCGTGGGCATCAGCGACCACGCCCAGGAGGCCCTGGGTGATGTGGTGTTCGTCGAACTGGCCGACGTCGGCAAAACCTTCGAGGCTGGCGATGCGGCGGGTGTGGTCGAGTCGGTCAAGGCCGCTTCCGACATCTACGCCCCAGTGGGTGGCGAAGTGATCGCGGTCAACGAAGCGCTGGCCGAAAGCCCGGAGCTGCTCAACGAAGAACCCTACGGCGCTTGGATTTTCAAGCTCAAGCCGAGCAACCCGGCGGAGCTGGAAAAGCTGCTGAATGCTACGGGTTACCAAGCCGCTATCGGCGAATAA